A stretch of Tripterygium wilfordii isolate XIE 37 chromosome 11, ASM1340144v1, whole genome shotgun sequence DNA encodes these proteins:
- the LOC120008761 gene encoding uncharacterized protein LOC120008761, with product MSRDNEENECNATLPLSLSLSSSPSLYDSEVDQELERMPLVPPLWKNKKRLTKQLSMCETPRDIAWEKRRRQILRQERRKNGIIDSEELTDEDFHELKGCIELGFGFEEEQGQKLCNTIPALDLYFAVNRQLSPSPVSTPHSRASTSPLGARSSSFESPRSESDSWKICSPGDNPQQVKTKLRHWAQAVACSVMQSS from the exons atgtcTCGTGATAACGAGGAGAATGAATGTAATGCAACATTGCCATTATCATTGTCGTTGTCgtcatcaccatcattatatGACTCGGAGGTGGATCAGGAGTTGGAGCGTATGCCGTTGGTTCCACCATTATGGAAAAACAAAAAGCGCCTTACGAAGCAACTGTCAATGTGCGAGACGCCACGGGACATTGCGTGGGAAAAACGTCGACGCCAGATACTTCGACAAGAGAGGAGAAAGAATGGAATCATCGACTCCGAGGAGTTGACCGATGAGGATTTTCATGAGCTTAAAGGATGTATAGAGCTAGGGTTTGGGTTTGAAGAAGAGCAAGGACAGAAATTGTGCAACACGATTCCAGCTTTAGACCTGTACTTTGCGGTGAACCGCCAGCTCTCTCCGAGTCCAGTGTCAACACCGCATAGCCGAGCGTCAACCTCACCCCTTGGTGCTCGCTCGTCCTCGTTTGAGAGCCCAAGGAGCGAGTCTGATTCTTGGAAAATATGCAGCCCAG GAGACAATCCTCAGCAAGTGAAGACTAAGTTGAGGCATTGGGCGCAAGCTGTTGCTTGTTCAGTGATGCAATCTTCTTAA
- the LOC120008760 gene encoding secreted RxLR effector protein 161-like has protein sequence MDELTSFLGFQVKQSQEGIFISQTKYASNLVKKFNVALSKPAQTPVSRSTKLSKDTIGKSVDQTLYRSIIGSLLYLTASRPDIAFSVCVCARYQADPKESHLSAVKRILKYINDTLDFRIFYSKDTNASLAGYSDVDWAGYSDDKKSTSGGCFYLGTNLVAWHSKRHNDISLSTTEAEYIAAGSCCTQLLWMKQMLVDYRLEQESMTIFCDNMSAINISKNPVQHFRTKHIDICHHFIRDLVESNCVKL, from the coding sequence ATGGATGAATTAACCTCTTTTCTAGGTTTTCAGGTGAAGCAATCTCAAGAAGGGATATTCATTTCTCAAACCAAGTATGCAAGTAacttggtgaagaaattcaatgtaGCTTTGAGCAAACCAGCTCAAACTCCTGTGAGTCGAAGCACTAAGCTAAGTAAGGATACAATAGGAAAGTCTGTGGATCAGACTTTGTATAGAAGTATCATAGGAAGCTTACTTTACTTGACTGCAAGTAGGCCTGACATtgcatttagtgtttgtgtgtgtgctagGTACCAAGCCGATCCCAAGGAATCTCACCTTTCAGCAGTGAAAAGGATCTTGAAGTACATAAATGATACACTAGACTTCAGAATTTTCTATTCAAAGGATACTAATGCGTCATTGGCAGGTTACTCGGATGTTGACTGGGCAGGTTACAGCGATGATAAAAAGAGCACTTCAGGTGGATGTTTCTACTTAGGTACAAACTTGGTAGCTTGGCATAGCAAAAGGCATAATGACATCTCCCTCTCCACAACTGAAGCAGAATACATAGCTGCTGGAAGTTGCTGTACTCAATTGCTTTGGATGAAACAAATGCTCGTTGACTACAGATTGGAACAGGAAAGTATGAccatattttgtgataatatgagTGCTATTAACATTTCCAAAAATCCTGTTCAACATTTTAGGACTAAGCATATTGACATTTGTCATCATTTCATTCGAGACCTTGTTGAAAGCAATTGTGTGAAACTTTAA
- the LOC120009864 gene encoding receptor-like protein kinase ANXUR1, translating into MYTNNHILLSLFCLSILFHVNHVVGGKPESLVLTCGSKDGGKDVDGRLWEPDTKYLSGDFAKNSITSTASYQDPSILSPVPYMDARIFTSEVSYTFPIKSNTRYWVRFHFYPSVYTNLNIDDSYFSVIAGGVTLLKNFSASITAQALTQGYLVREYSLAPVDSPVLNITFKPSDRQNAFAFINGIELIAMPDMFDSALMVGFSDQSFDTKMAHAQTLYRLNVGGQYIGPSKDSGGLGRAWYDDLPYVFGGSLGVNLLATDKFHVQYKDLPEYIAPVDVYKTARATGPNSNLNIKTNMTWLFQVDANFTYIVRLHFCELQLSKINQRVFNIYINNQTAQSELDIIALTGEKGVPTYKDYAVFVNEREGDEKMQLQMSPSDASKPEFLDTQVNGIEIFKVSDGSKNLAGPNPVPSDMLLKYEHDNPKKDFDDYNKSNAGVIGGAAGGAAAFGLVCALCVAVYQRKKRVPGTESHTSSWLPVYGNSHTSASKSTISGKSNASSHLSSLAQGLCRHFSWTEMKHATKNFDESNVIGVGGFGKVYKGIIDGGVKVAIKRSNPQSEQGVNEFQTEIEMLSKLRHKHLVSLIGFCEEDNEMCLVYDYMALGTLREHVYNCKKSHLSWKQRLEICIGAARGLHYLHTGAKYTIIHRDVKTTNILLDENWVAKVSDFGLSKTGPNMENGHVSTVVKGSFGYLDPEYFKRQQLTEKSDVYSFGVVLFEVLCARPALNPSLPKEQVSLGDWALHCQRKGMLEDIIDPHLKGKISPECLKKFADTAEKCLADHGFNRPSMGDVLWNLEFCLQLEDDPDGSSRHGHGGSQSEGSRTTSEVANHNNNMAIHYNNLGLEANGESDDSGAIFSQIVNPKGR; encoded by the coding sequence ATGTACACCAATAATCACATTttgctttctctcttttgtttatcCATTCTTTTCCACGTCAATCATGTTGTTGGTGGCAAGCCAGAGTCATTAGTTTTGACTTGTGGTTCAAAAGATGGTGGCAAAGATGTTGATGGTCGGTTATGGGAACCGGATACCAAGTACCTCTCTGGAGATTTCGCGAAGAACTCGATTACATCCACTGCTTCATACCAAGACCCTTCTATTCTTTCTCCTGTTCCATACATGGATGCAAGGATTTTCACATCAGAAGTGTCTTATACATTCCCTATCAAATCCAATACGCGTTATTGGGTTCGATTCCATTTCTATCCATCTGTTTATACCAATCTCAACATTGATGATTCCTATTTCTCAGTTATTGCTGGCGGTGTAACTCTACTTAAAAATTTCAGTGCATCCATAACAGCACAAGCCCTTACACAAGGTTACCTTGTTAGAGAGTATTCTCTGGCTCCTGTTGACTCTCCTGTTCTTAACATCACCTTCAAGCCCTCTGATAGGCAAAATGCGTTCGCATTTATTAATGGAATTGAGTTGATAGCAATGCCTGACATGTTTGATTCGGCACTCATGGTTGGTTTTTCTGATCAATCATTCGATACCAAGATGGCGCACGCGCAAACATTGTATAGACTAAATGTTGGTGGACAGTACATTGGACCTTCAAAAGACTCTGGTGGTCTTGGAAGGGCTTGGTATGATGATTTGCCTTACGTATTTGGTGGTTCGTTGGGTGTCAATCTTCTGGCAACCGATAAATTTCACGTACAGTACAAAGATTTGCCAGAGTATATAGCTCCTGTTGATGTTTACAAAACCGCTAGAGCCACAGGTCCGAACAGTAACCTCAACATTAAAACCAACATGACGTGGTTGTTCCAGGTTGATGCAAACTTCACCTATATTGTGAGGCTACATTTCTGCGAACTCCAACTCTCGAAAATCAATCAACGAGTTTTCAACATTTACATCAACAATCAGACAGCACAGAGTGAGCTCGATATAATTGCATTGACAGGAGAAAAAGGAGTGCCAACGTATAAAGATTACGCGGTTTTTGTCAACGAAAGGGAAGGAGATGAGAAGATGCAGCTCCAAATGAGTCCTTCAGATGCTTCAAAGCCGGAATTTCTTGATACACAAGTTAATGGAATAGAGATATTCAAGGTAAGTGATGGCAGCAAAAACTTGGCAGGTCCTAATCCTGTACCATCTGATATGCTTCTTAAGTATGAGCATGACAATCCAAAGAAAGATTTTGATGACTACAACAAATCCAACGCGGGTGTGATTGGAGGAGCTGCGGGTGGTGCAGCTGCATTTGGTCTAGTGTGTGCACTCTGTGTTGCTGTTTaccaaagaaagaagagagtcCCAGGAACGGAGTCTCATACTTCTAGTTGGTTACCAGTCTATGGTAATTCTCACACATcagcaagcaaatcaacaattTCTGGGAAGAGTAATGCAAGCAGCCACCTATCATCACTGGCTCAAGGCCTTTGTCGCCACTTCTCGTGGACGGAGATGAAACACGCCACCAAGAACTTCGACGAGTCTAATGTTATTGGTGTTGGTGGCTTTGGGAAGGTGTACAAAGGAATCATTGATGGAGGTGTCAAGGTTGCCATTAAAAGATCAAACCCACAATCAGAACAAGGAGTCAATGAGTTCCAGACAGAAATCGAGATGCTTTCGAAGTTAAGACATAAGCATTTGGTGTCTCTGATTGGGTTTTGTGAGGAAGACAATGAAATGTGCTTGGTCTATGACTACATGGCACTTGGTACCTTAAGAGAGCATGTTTACAATTGTAAGAAATCACATCTTTCATGGAAGCAGAGATTGGAGATTTGCATTGGAGCAGCAAGAGGACTTCACTACCTTCACACTGGTGCTAAGTACACAATCATTCACAGGGATGTCAAGACCACAAACATCCTCTTGGATGAGAATTGGGTTGCTAAAGTATCTGATTTTGGGCTCTCAAAAACTGGTCCAAACATGGAAAATGGTCATGTTAGTACTGTTGTGAAAGGAAGTTTTGGTTACTTGGATCCTGAATACTTCAAGAGACAACAACTAACTGAGAAATCCGACGTATATTCCTTTGGGGTTGTCCTGTTTGAGGTCTTGTGTGCAAGGCCTGCTCTCAATCCTAGCCTTCCAAAGGAACAAGTTAGTCTTGGCGATTGGGCGCTTCATTGTCAACGAAAAGGGATGCTAGAGGACATCATTGATCCTCATCTCAAGGGGAAGATCAGCCCAGAATGCCTGAAAAAGTTTGCTGATACAGCTGAGAAGTGCTTGGCTGATCACGGATTCAATCGTCCTTCCATGGGTGATGTGCTGTGGAATCTTGAGTTTTGTCTTCAGTTGGAAGATGACCCAGATGGTTCTTCTAGACATGGTCATGGTGGTTCACAGAGTGAGGGAAGCAGAACTACTTCTGAAGTAGCAAACCATAACAATAACATGGCTATTCATTACAATAACCTTGGCCTTGAAGCGAATGGGGAATCTGACGACTCAGGTGCTATCTTCTCTCAGATTGTCAATCCGAAAGGGCGATaa